A window from Rhea pennata isolate bPtePen1 chromosome 1, bPtePen1.pri, whole genome shotgun sequence encodes these proteins:
- the LLPH gene encoding protein LLP homolog gives MAKSLRSKWKRKMRAEKRKKNAPKELERLKSILRTNADVVMEEVKEVATVLPPRKVLEQGDDCKMDTDNKRNKKTLLDQHGQYPIWMNSRQKKKLKAQRVKGKKKSKLAKGLAW, from the exons aTGGCGAAGAGCCTGAGGAGCaaatggaagaggaagatgCGGGcggagaagaggaagaagaacgCGCCCAAGGAGCTGGAGAGGCTGAAAAGCATCCTGCGAACCAACGCGGACGTGGTCATGGAGGAGGTCAAGGAGGTGGCGACCGTCCTCCCCCCGCGGAAGGTCCTCGAGCAGGGGG atgacTGCAAAATGGACACagataataaaagaaacaaaaaaactcttctaGACCAGCATGGACAGTACCCAATATGGATGAATTCCAGGCAGAAAAAGAAGCTCAAGGCACAGCGtgttaaagggaaaaaaaagtcaaagttgGCCAAAGGCTTAGCCTGGTAG